From Deferrisoma camini S3R1, the proteins below share one genomic window:
- a CDS encoding IS4 family transposase, translating into MGVIAKTFPLPKVHEVLQATGKASQRQRALPAHVVVYYVIALALYMSVSTREVLRCLLEGLQWLMGPRERVRVAGKSAISQARSRLGAEPIERLHNELVRPIAETATRGAWYRRWRLVSLDGSTLDVADTQENEQAFGRPKAARGRSAYPQIRFVSLVENGTHVLFGSRMGGYHTSEVALARHVVESLRPGMLCLADRCFFSWPLWTQACATGADLLWRVKASARLPCIRRLSDGSYLSKIYPNAYARQKDRGGVMVRVIEYTLDGVPGAEDVYRLVTTILDPEDAPAEELAALYQERWEIETALDELKTHLRGARIVLRSKTPELVRQEFFGFLMAHFAIRGLMHEAARKGDVDPDELSFVHTVRVVRRRLPAFVATPP; encoded by the coding sequence AAGCCACAGGCAAGGCGAGCCAGCGACAGCGCGCCTTACCTGCCCATGTCGTGGTCTACTATGTGATCGCACTGGCGTTGTACATGAGCGTGTCCACACGAGAGGTGCTCCGCTGTTTGCTCGAAGGTCTCCAGTGGCTCATGGGGCCCCGTGAACGCGTTCGCGTTGCCGGAAAATCGGCCATCTCCCAAGCGCGGTCCCGTCTGGGGGCGGAACCGATCGAACGGCTGCACAACGAACTCGTCCGGCCGATCGCCGAAACGGCCACCCGAGGGGCGTGGTACCGGCGCTGGCGGCTGGTCAGCCTGGACGGCAGCACCTTGGATGTGGCCGATACTCAGGAGAACGAACAAGCCTTCGGACGCCCCAAGGCCGCCCGGGGACGGAGCGCCTATCCGCAGATCCGGTTCGTCTCCTTGGTGGAGAACGGAACCCACGTGCTGTTCGGCTCCCGCATGGGTGGATACCACACGAGCGAGGTCGCGTTGGCTCGGCACGTGGTGGAGTCCTTGCGGCCCGGGATGCTGTGTCTGGCCGATCGGTGTTTCTTCTCCTGGCCCTTGTGGACCCAGGCCTGCGCAACCGGAGCCGATCTGCTGTGGCGAGTGAAGGCAAGCGCACGCCTGCCGTGCATCCGCCGTCTGTCCGATGGTTCCTATCTGAGCAAGATCTATCCCAACGCCTATGCTCGCCAAAAGGATCGGGGCGGTGTCATGGTCCGGGTGATCGAGTACACACTGGACGGAGTCCCAGGCGCAGAGGACGTGTACCGGTTGGTGACCACGATCCTCGACCCTGAAGATGCCCCGGCAGAGGAGTTGGCCGCCCTGTACCAGGAACGCTGGGAGATCGAGACTGCACTCGACGAGTTGAAAACGCACCTCCGAGGGGCTCGGATTGTGCTCCGGAGCAAGACCCCGGAGCTCGTCCGACAGGAGTTCTTTGGGTTCCTGATGGCGCATTTTGCGATACGAGGACTCATGCATGAAGCCGCCCGCAAGGGCGATGTGGATCCTGACGAACTTTCCTTCGTTCACACGGTGCGGGTGGTGCGTCGGAGACTGCCCGCTTTCGTCGCCACTCCCCCCTGA
- the tnpA gene encoding IS200/IS605 family transposase — protein sequence MAEYRRGAHTVHDIKYHFVWVTKYRYKILRGEIAERARDIIRQICMAREITILKGYVSKDHVHLFVSAPPSLSPARIMQYVKGRSSKMLQQEFPSLRKRYWGQHIWARGYFCASSGTVTDEVIKAYIEQQTVPPEDDFKVSDEARA from the coding sequence ATGGCAGAGTATCGAAGAGGGGCACACACAGTCCATGACATCAAGTATCACTTTGTATGGGTGACGAAATATCGATACAAGATTCTGAGAGGGGAGATAGCGGAGCGCGCGCGGGATATTATCCGGCAAATATGCATGGCGCGAGAGATCACGATACTGAAGGGCTATGTAAGTAAGGATCATGTTCATCTGTTTGTGTCAGCTCCTCCGAGCTTGTCGCCGGCTCGGATCATGCAGTATGTGAAGGGACGATCGTCAAAGATGTTGCAGCAAGAGTTTCCGTCTCTTCGGAAACGGTATTGGGGGCAGCACATTTGGGCTCGGGGCTACTTTTGTGCTTCGTCGGGCACGGTGACGGACGAGGTGATCAAAGCGTATATCGAGCAGCAGACTGTGCCGCCGGAGGACGACTTCAAGGTGTCCGACGAAGCACGGGCTTGA
- a CDS encoding oligopeptide/dipeptide ABC transporter ATP-binding protein, whose translation MRLPELLEVENLQVSFHTPAGEVPAVRGLDLRVGAGEAVGLVGESGCGKSVTALSLMGLVPEPGRVEAGSIRLNGRELVGLSSEEYRKIRGREIGMVFQEPMTSLNPVFTVGFQVGEALSTHLDLPRDEVRRRSVDLLREVGIPAPEERLRAYPAQLSGGLRQRVMIAIAVACRPKLLVADEPTTALDVTIQAQIMRLLGRLRRDRGMSLLLITHDLGLVAQNVDRVVVMYAGYAVEEATTEMLFAEPLHPYTRGLLGSLPGAPGLRRGERLRAIPGNVPHPTRVPSGCPFRDRCSEAVEECAAAVPALEEKRPGHRARCVRVERRV comes from the coding sequence ATGCGCTTGCCCGAACTCCTCGAGGTCGAGAATCTCCAGGTCTCGTTCCACACGCCGGCGGGCGAGGTGCCGGCGGTGCGCGGGCTCGACCTGCGGGTGGGGGCCGGCGAGGCGGTGGGGCTGGTGGGGGAGTCGGGGTGCGGCAAGAGCGTGACCGCGCTGTCCCTGATGGGGCTCGTGCCCGAGCCGGGCCGGGTGGAGGCCGGCTCGATCCGGCTGAACGGCCGGGAGTTGGTGGGGCTTTCCTCTGAGGAGTACCGAAAGATTCGGGGTCGGGAAATCGGCATGGTGTTCCAGGAGCCCATGACCAGCCTGAACCCGGTGTTCACGGTGGGGTTCCAGGTGGGCGAGGCCCTGAGCACCCATCTCGATCTGCCGCGGGACGAGGTGCGGCGCCGGTCCGTGGACCTTCTCCGGGAGGTGGGGATCCCGGCTCCGGAGGAGCGACTTCGAGCCTACCCGGCGCAACTGTCGGGCGGGCTGCGGCAGCGGGTCATGATCGCCATCGCGGTGGCCTGCCGGCCCAAGCTGCTGGTGGCGGACGAGCCAACCACGGCCTTGGACGTGACGATCCAGGCCCAGATCATGCGGCTCCTGGGGCGGCTCCGGAGGGACCGGGGCATGTCCCTGCTGCTGATCACCCACGACCTGGGGCTGGTGGCCCAGAACGTGGACCGGGTGGTGGTGATGTACGCGGGGTATGCCGTGGAGGAAGCGACCACCGAGATGCTGTTCGCAGAACCCCTTCATCCCTACACCCGGGGCCTGCTGGGCTCCCTTCCCGGCGCGCCGGGCCTCCGGAGGGGGGAGCGGCTGCGGGCCATCCCCGGGAACGTGCCCCACCCCACCCGGGTGCCGTCGGGCTGCCCGTTCCGGGACCGGTGTTCCGAGGCGGTGGAGGAGTGTGCGGCCGCGGTGCCGGCCCTGGAGGAGAAGCGGCCGGGCCACCGGGCCCGGTGCGTGAGGGTGGAGCGCCGTGTTTGA
- a CDS encoding ABC transporter ATP-binding protein: MFEVRGVRRHYPVRQGAFAPRRWLRAVDGVDLVLAPGETLALVGESGCGKSTLARLLLRLERPTAGEIRYRGQDLWTLDRDGVRRFRREVQMVFQDPQASLNPRMRVGAIVGEGMAIHNLARGRERRARVERLLEQVGLPPEAAEAYPHEFSGGQRQRIGIARALAVEPRVVVADEPVSALDVSVQAQILNLLQDLKEERGLTYLFISHDLRVVEHVSDRVAVMYLGRVVEEAPAEALFSRPLHPYTRALLSAVPVPDPTRRTEPTVPEGDVPNPIDPPPGCPFHPRCPERFGPCDRDVPEDTRPEPGRRVRCHLFR, encoded by the coding sequence GTGTTTGAGGTCAGAGGGGTCCGGCGCCACTACCCGGTGCGGCAGGGGGCGTTCGCGCCGCGCCGGTGGCTGCGGGCCGTGGACGGCGTGGACCTGGTGCTGGCCCCGGGCGAGACCCTGGCCCTGGTGGGGGAGTCGGGGTGTGGGAAGAGCACCCTCGCCCGGCTCCTGTTGCGCCTGGAGCGGCCCACGGCCGGCGAGATCCGGTACCGAGGCCAGGACCTCTGGACCCTGGACCGCGACGGGGTCCGTCGGTTCCGGCGGGAGGTCCAGATGGTGTTCCAGGATCCCCAAGCCTCCCTGAACCCACGGATGCGGGTGGGTGCCATCGTGGGCGAGGGCATGGCGATCCACAATCTGGCCCGGGGCCGGGAGCGGCGCGCGAGGGTGGAGCGGTTGTTGGAGCAGGTGGGGCTGCCCCCCGAGGCGGCCGAGGCCTACCCCCACGAGTTCAGCGGGGGCCAGCGCCAGCGGATCGGGATCGCCCGGGCCCTGGCGGTGGAGCCCCGGGTGGTCGTGGCTGACGAGCCGGTGTCGGCCCTGGACGTGTCCGTGCAGGCCCAGATCCTGAACCTGCTCCAGGACCTGAAGGAGGAGCGCGGGCTCACCTACCTGTTCATCAGCCACGACCTCAGGGTGGTGGAGCACGTGTCCGACCGGGTGGCCGTGATGTACCTGGGGCGGGTGGTGGAGGAGGCCCCGGCCGAGGCCCTGTTCTCCCGGCCGCTCCACCCCTACACCCGGGCCCTGCTCTCGGCCGTGCCGGTGCCGGACCCCACCCGGCGGACCGAGCCCACCGTGCCGGAGGGCGACGTGCCGAACCCGATCGACCCGCCCCCCGGCTGCCCGTTCCACCCCCGGTGCCCGGAGCGGTTCGGCCCCTGCGATCGGGATGTGCCCGAGGACACCCGGCCCGAGCCGGGCCGGCGCGTCCGCTGCCACCTGTTCCGCTGA
- a CDS encoding zinc metallopeptidase, producing the protein MFYFDPLYFILIAPAFLLSLAAQMWVQSAFRKYGERMNRRGITGARAAELILARAGLDDVRIETAQGFLSDHYDPRSRVLRLSPDVYSTPSLAAVGVAAHEAGHALQHAAGYAPLSLRTALVPAASVGSQLAWPLLVFGFLLQATALVKLGVVFFAAAVVFQLVTLPVEFNASRRALAAVESVGILGPDEMPGARQVLTAAALTYVAAAVTSVMQLLYFLLRSGMLGGSDE; encoded by the coding sequence ATGTTCTACTTCGACCCCTTGTACTTCATCCTGATCGCTCCGGCGTTCCTGCTGTCGCTGGCGGCCCAGATGTGGGTCCAGTCGGCGTTTCGGAAGTACGGTGAAAGGATGAACCGGCGGGGCATCACCGGCGCCCGGGCCGCGGAGCTGATCCTGGCCCGGGCCGGGCTCGACGACGTGCGCATCGAGACCGCCCAGGGGTTCCTTTCGGACCACTACGACCCCCGGTCCCGGGTGCTGCGCCTGAGCCCCGACGTGTACTCCACGCCCAGCCTCGCGGCCGTGGGGGTGGCCGCCCACGAGGCGGGCCACGCCCTGCAGCACGCGGCCGGCTACGCGCCGCTCAGCCTGCGCACGGCCCTGGTGCCGGCCGCGTCGGTGGGGTCCCAGCTGGCGTGGCCCCTGCTGGTGTTCGGGTTTCTCCTGCAGGCCACGGCCCTGGTGAAGCTGGGGGTGGTGTTCTTTGCGGCGGCGGTGGTGTTCCAGCTGGTGACCCTGCCCGTGGAGTTCAACGCGAGCCGCCGGGCCCTGGCCGCGGTAGAGAGCGTGGGCATCCTGGGGCCCGACGAGATGCCCGGCGCCCGGCAGGTGCTCACGGCCGCGGCCCTCACCTACGTGGCCGCCGCGGTCACCTCGGTGATGCAGCTCCTCTACTTCCTGCTGCGTTCCGGCATGCTGGGGGGCAGCGACGAGTAG
- a CDS encoding DMT family transporter — protein MSLPATRRRRLWAEFLLATVTVFWGSTFPVVKDAVSQVPVLCFLWVRFALAALLLAALAGPRLARLGRRGWTRGVLLGTVLFLAYLFQTFGLERTSAANAGFLTGLNVVWVPLLAGPLLGKRPSTGARIGVVCAVIGLWLLTGSAPWRLGPGDLLVLVCSVFVALHVLGLDALTEGTDARALTFVQVATMAVWAWAGSAAFEPVTWPPAWTADLVTAVVVTAVFATVYAFWVMTTYQRYTTPARAALIYTLEPVFAAVFSVWLAGERLSATAWMGGLLIVAGTLAAELWPQPNAEDEQGGARPGGAGESGRTLPGSGGFGTQAPPGGSPAPTAVAGPRGAWR, from the coding sequence TTGTCCCTGCCTGCCACCCGACGCCGACGCCTCTGGGCCGAGTTCCTCCTGGCCACGGTCACCGTGTTCTGGGGCAGCACCTTCCCGGTGGTGAAGGACGCCGTGTCCCAGGTGCCCGTGCTGTGCTTCCTGTGGGTGCGGTTCGCCCTGGCCGCCCTGCTGCTGGCCGCACTGGCCGGCCCGCGCCTGGCACGGCTGGGCCGCAGGGGCTGGACCCGGGGGGTGCTGCTGGGCACCGTGCTGTTCCTGGCCTACCTGTTCCAGACCTTCGGCCTCGAGCGCACCAGCGCGGCCAACGCCGGGTTCCTCACGGGGCTCAACGTGGTGTGGGTGCCGCTGCTGGCCGGCCCCCTCCTGGGCAAGCGGCCGTCGACCGGCGCCAGGATCGGCGTGGTCTGCGCGGTGATCGGGCTGTGGCTCCTGACCGGCAGCGCCCCCTGGAGGCTGGGGCCGGGGGACCTACTGGTGCTCGTGTGCTCGGTGTTCGTGGCCCTGCACGTGCTGGGGCTCGACGCCCTGACCGAGGGCACGGACGCCAGGGCCCTGACCTTCGTGCAGGTGGCCACCATGGCCGTGTGGGCCTGGGCCGGAAGCGCCGCGTTCGAGCCGGTGACCTGGCCCCCGGCATGGACCGCGGACCTCGTGACCGCGGTGGTGGTGACCGCGGTCTTCGCCACGGTGTACGCCTTCTGGGTGATGACCACGTACCAGCGTTACACCACCCCCGCCCGGGCCGCCCTGATCTACACCCTGGAGCCGGTGTTCGCGGCCGTGTTCTCGGTGTGGCTGGCCGGGGAGCGGCTCTCGGCCACGGCGTGGATGGGCGGGCTGCTGATCGTCGCCGGCACCCTGGCGGCCGAGCTGTGGCCCCAGCCGAACGCGGAGGACGAGCAGGGTGGGGCTAGGCCCGGCGGGGCGGGGGAATCGGGTAGAACTCTTCCAGGATCCGGTGGTTTCGGAACCCAAGCGCCTCCCGGTGGATCACCAGCTCCCACAGCCGTTGCCGGGCCACGCGGCGCTTGGCGTTGA
- a CDS encoding transporter substrate-binding domain-containing protein: MKRIFRTLTVLVVAAVVAAPLASAGTLDEILDRGSLRVGLEPGYMPFEMTNQKGEIIGFDVDIAKRMAKAMGVKLEIVSTAWDGIIPALLTKKFDIIMSGMTLTQERNLRINFADPYIVVGQTILLRKELAGKVKSYKDLNDPKYKVVSKLGTTGEQAVKRMIPKAEYISFETEQEGVMEVVNGKADAFVYDSPYCAVANAQKGEGKLVFLDKPFTYEPLAWGVRKGDYDFVNWLNNFLRQIKNDGTYDRIYRKWFKSDAWLKELQK, encoded by the coding sequence ATGAAACGCATCTTCCGAACCCTTACCGTCCTGGTGGTCGCGGCGGTGGTCGCCGCTCCCCTGGCCTCGGCCGGCACCCTGGACGAGATCCTCGACCGGGGCAGCCTGCGGGTGGGCCTGGAGCCCGGGTACATGCCGTTCGAGATGACCAACCAGAAGGGCGAGATCATCGGGTTCGACGTGGACATCGCCAAGCGCATGGCCAAGGCCATGGGCGTGAAGCTCGAGATCGTGAGCACCGCGTGGGACGGCATCATCCCGGCCCTGCTCACCAAGAAGTTCGACATCATCATGAGCGGCATGACCTTGACCCAGGAGCGCAACCTTCGGATCAACTTCGCCGACCCGTACATCGTGGTGGGTCAGACGATCCTGCTGCGCAAGGAGCTCGCGGGCAAGGTGAAGTCCTACAAGGACCTGAACGATCCCAAGTACAAGGTGGTCTCGAAGCTGGGCACCACGGGCGAGCAGGCCGTGAAGCGAATGATCCCCAAGGCGGAGTACATCTCGTTCGAGACCGAGCAGGAGGGCGTGATGGAGGTGGTCAACGGCAAGGCCGACGCCTTCGTGTACGACTCGCCCTACTGCGCCGTGGCCAACGCCCAGAAGGGCGAGGGCAAGCTGGTGTTCCTGGACAAGCCGTTCACCTACGAGCCCCTGGCCTGGGGCGTGCGCAAGGGCGACTACGACTTCGTGAACTGGCTCAACAACTTCCTGCGCCAGATCAAGAACGACGGCACCTACGACCGGATCTACCGGAAGTGGTTCAAGAGCGACGCCTGGCTCAAAGAGCTGCAAAAGTAG
- a CDS encoding amino acid ABC transporter permease, which yields MKQKTPTWPWNLLLGLILLTVAGGIWWATKRVDYTWRWNRVPQYFVYRAELVEHAPADGRVVEVRTDGDDAVVVFESDTGERTEIRVDVGTVQVSEGEDLFEGDPVGARFRWRVGPLTKGLWTTLWISFFSGVLGLVLGLVAGLARISKNPTLRGLAVLYVELIRGTPLLVQIFIFYFFIGTVLNLDRIVAGILALAIFAGAYTAEIVRAGIQSIPRGQMEAARSLGMTLPQAMRYIILPQAFKRILPPLAGQFISLIKDSSLVSVIAITDLTKSGREVITSTFATFEIWFTVAALYLLVTSLLSQVVMWMERRLAVSD from the coding sequence GTGAAGCAAAAGACCCCCACGTGGCCCTGGAACCTCCTGCTGGGGCTGATCCTCCTGACCGTGGCCGGCGGCATCTGGTGGGCCACGAAACGGGTGGACTACACCTGGCGCTGGAACCGGGTGCCCCAGTACTTCGTGTACCGGGCCGAACTGGTGGAGCACGCCCCGGCCGACGGCCGGGTCGTGGAGGTCCGCACCGACGGCGACGACGCCGTGGTGGTGTTCGAGAGCGACACGGGCGAGCGTACCGAGATCCGGGTGGACGTCGGCACGGTGCAGGTCTCGGAGGGGGAGGACCTGTTCGAGGGCGACCCGGTGGGCGCCCGGTTCCGGTGGCGGGTGGGCCCGCTGACGAAGGGGCTGTGGACCACCCTTTGGATCTCGTTCTTCTCGGGGGTGCTGGGGCTCGTGCTGGGCCTGGTGGCCGGGCTGGCCCGGATCTCCAAGAACCCCACCCTCAGGGGGCTGGCGGTTCTCTACGTGGAACTGATCCGGGGAACCCCGCTGCTGGTTCAGATCTTCATCTTCTACTTCTTCATCGGAACCGTGCTGAACCTCGACCGGATCGTCGCGGGAATCCTGGCCCTTGCGATCTTTGCCGGCGCCTACACCGCCGAGATCGTGCGGGCCGGGATCCAGTCGATCCCCCGGGGCCAGATGGAGGCGGCGCGGTCGCTGGGCATGACCCTGCCCCAGGCCATGCGCTACATCATCCTGCCCCAGGCGTTCAAGCGGATCCTGCCGCCGTTGGCGGGGCAGTTCATCAGCCTGATCAAGGACTCGTCCCTGGTGTCGGTCATCGCCATCACCGATCTCACCAAGAGCGGCCGGGAGGTGATCACCTCCACGTTCGCTACCTTCGAGATCTGGTTCACGGTGGCGGCCCTGTACCTGCTGGTCACCTCGCTGCTGAGCCAGGTGGTCATGTGGATGGAACGGAGGCTCGCGGTCAGTGATTGA
- a CDS encoding amino acid ABC transporter ATP-binding protein, whose protein sequence is MIEVRDLVKIFHARGHVVRAVDGVSTHVARGEVVVVIGPSGSGKSTFLRCLNGLETFDEGHVVIDGMDLADKKTDINLVRREVGMVFQQFNLFPHKTVLDNICLAQEVVRKRSRQEAEAKARQLLAKVGIAEKESEYPSRLSGGQQQRVAIARALAMDPKVMLFDEPTSALDPEMVGEVLDVMKQLAREGMTMVVVTHEMGFAREVADRVLFMDEGKIVEEGPPDKLFSSPEHDRTKLFLSQVL, encoded by the coding sequence GTGATTGAGGTTCGGGATCTCGTCAAGATCTTCCACGCCCGGGGCCACGTGGTCCGGGCCGTGGACGGGGTGAGCACCCACGTCGCCCGGGGCGAGGTGGTGGTGGTGATAGGGCCCTCGGGCTCGGGCAAGTCGACCTTTCTGCGGTGCCTGAACGGCCTGGAGACCTTCGACGAAGGCCACGTGGTGATCGACGGCATGGACCTCGCGGACAAGAAGACCGACATCAACCTGGTCCGGCGCGAGGTGGGCATGGTGTTCCAGCAGTTCAACCTGTTCCCCCACAAGACCGTGCTCGACAACATCTGCCTGGCCCAGGAGGTGGTGCGGAAGCGCTCGCGGCAGGAGGCCGAGGCCAAGGCCCGGCAGCTCCTCGCCAAGGTGGGCATCGCGGAGAAGGAGTCGGAGTACCCCTCGCGTCTGTCCGGCGGGCAGCAGCAACGGGTGGCCATCGCCCGGGCCCTGGCCATGGACCCCAAGGTGATGCTGTTCGACGAGCCCACCAGCGCCCTGGACCCGGAGATGGTGGGCGAGGTGCTTGACGTCATGAAGCAGCTGGCCCGCGAGGGCATGACCATGGTGGTGGTCACCCACGAGATGGGCTTCGCCCGCGAGGTGGCCGACCGGGTGCTGTTCATGGACGAGGGCAAGATCGTGGAAGAGGGCCCGCCGGACAAGCTGTTCTCCTCCCCCGAGCACGACCGCACGAAACTGTTCCTGAGCCAGGTGTTGTGA
- a CDS encoding S66 peptidase family protein has translation MNRCLPTPSLRAGDTVALVAPAGPVDPERIEGARRLLEARGLRVHLRPDAGARHGYLAGDDDRRWAELWDALSDPEVAAVWCLRGGYGTVRLLARLARRDPPARAKPVVGFSDNTALLWFVRSRWGWPAVHGPHPDPADPDGIDAVLGGLGFWGEPARPAARGLRLWNPGPWQPRHGPVEGGCLALVAALQGTPFAPRFGGCIAFLEDVAEPAYRIDRLLWQLGAAGAFEGCLGVVFGRPETFVPQAEDAAALEPLLEEFARQVPFPVLSGLPSGHCRPNLPLPLGARALLDPAEGRLAWIDPAVEP, from the coding sequence ATGAACCGCTGCCTCCCCACACCCTCTCTTCGAGCCGGCGACACGGTGGCCCTGGTGGCGCCGGCCGGGCCCGTGGATCCCGAGCGGATCGAGGGGGCCCGCCGGCTGCTCGAGGCCCGGGGCCTGCGGGTGCACCTGCGGCCCGACGCCGGGGCCCGGCACGGCTACCTGGCCGGCGACGACGACCGCCGGTGGGCCGAGCTTTGGGACGCCCTCTCCGATCCGGAGGTGGCCGCCGTGTGGTGCCTTCGGGGCGGGTACGGCACGGTCCGGCTCCTGGCCCGCCTGGCCCGGCGAGATCCGCCCGCCCGGGCGAAGCCGGTGGTGGGCTTCTCCGACAACACCGCCCTCCTGTGGTTCGTGCGCAGCCGGTGGGGCTGGCCGGCGGTCCACGGCCCCCACCCGGACCCGGCCGATCCGGACGGGATCGACGCGGTGCTGGGGGGCCTGGGGTTCTGGGGCGAGCCGGCCCGGCCGGCGGCGAGGGGGCTGCGGCTGTGGAATCCCGGGCCGTGGCAGCCCCGGCACGGGCCGGTGGAGGGGGGGTGCCTGGCGCTCGTGGCCGCGCTCCAGGGCACGCCGTTCGCGCCCCGGTTCGGGGGGTGCATCGCGTTCCTGGAGGACGTGGCCGAGCCGGCCTACCGGATCGACCGGCTGCTGTGGCAGCTCGGCGCGGCCGGCGCGTTCGAGGGGTGCCTGGGGGTGGTGTTCGGGCGCCCCGAGACCTTCGTGCCCCAGGCAGAGGACGCGGCTGCGCTGGAGCCCCTGCTGGAGGAGTTCGCCCGGCAGGTCCCGTTTCCGGTGCTGTCGGGCCTGCCCTCCGGCCACTGCCGGCCCAACCTTCCCCTTCCCCTGGGCGCCCGAGCCCTCCTGGACCCGGCCGAGGGCCGGCTGGCCTGGATCGACCCGGCGGTGGAGCCGTGA